The proteins below are encoded in one region of Rhododendron vialii isolate Sample 1 chromosome 7a, ASM3025357v1:
- the LOC131333672 gene encoding putative disease resistance RPP13-like protein 1, translating to MAGEALLGAAFGVLLDRLTSKEFINFFRCRKHDERLLKKLKLKLLGLNKVLNDAEDKQFTDRDVKKWLDELKDAVYDAEDLVDAIATGALRCKVEAEYQSGPNEVQSLISSFTKFFDGKIESKLERMIERLEDFTKEKDSLGLRKVAGRNWSQTRLSTTSLVDESCVYGRENDKEEIMKLLLSDGESSYDVIPIVGMGGMGKTTLAQLLYNDCTVDAHFGEKAWVYVSDVFDVEKVTRTIVEAVNGRASDERDLNSLQVKLKESLSGKKFLIVLDDVWIENYAHWDVLKAPFRSGAHGSKIIVTTRNERVASIMQTVPSHGLKELPEEDCWKLFSRLAFEKGDCNAHPILERIGKEIVRKCKGLPLAAKTLGGLLRSQRDVECWNNILLSAIWELSEEKSNILPALGLSYHYLPSHLKRCFAYCSIFTKDCEFDMNELVSIWIAEGFLVKPKNSKTVEEEGYECFRELLSRSFFQISNTNNSLFVMHDLVHDLAQYVMGDFVYRLEDGKGVAEKVRHFSFVRRRFCSFEKFKEIREAKCLRTFLSFKRIGDSVELSKKVVDEILPRLTRLRLLSLSEYRIKELPYSIGDLIHLRLLDLSCTQIRELPESICALYNLETLLLFECDLLTTLPADLVRLISLRHLDLSGTNLKEMPMNISRLKDLQQLTVFVVGKCTGINELGEFHCLRGKISISGLQNVKSGHEALEAEMSEKRHLERLALKWYSTTEDSQNARDVLKQLKPHTNLKHLEIKNYGRTRFPTWLGDQSFCNMVSLGLENCKNCFSLPPLGQMPSLKELSIERMPGITSVGCEFYGESGSLRKPFQSLETLRFENMSGWEDWYILDAGEFSRLQKLEVINCPKLIGHLPTKVLSLVGLEIVNCPKLVASLSMSTSIRKLVLNECQGVQLEGQSVPSVEKLEISGFESLKEFASELVTLTNLKELTVENCPRLYEELSEEMSHCYMSLERLDLSYCERLKSLPLGLFPKLRSVKIWHCTNFETLLIPDGIELQNLTLLESLSIGDCNNMLSFPCGGLPAPNLSILLVDCCKKLEALPEQMHTLLPSLQSLVLHDCPKIESFPEGGLPSKLGALDIRNCTKLVGGRRDWGLQTLPSLTSFSLFGKSGDVLESFPEEGLLPPTLTFLSFERLLNLKSLNKRGLQRLGSLDSMLIFDCPQLQSLPEEGLPTSLFELQIRDCPLLKPHCRREEGEDWHKIAHIPFIKIDGEVISE from the coding sequence ATGGCTGGGGAAGCACTTCTCGGCGCTGCATTTGGAGTGTTGCTTGACCGTTTGACTTCCAAGGAGTTCATCAACTTCTTCCGGTGTCGAAAGCATGACGAAAGGCTTCTCAAGAAGCTTAAGTTGAAGTTGCTTGGACTTAATAAGGTGCTCAATGATGCAGAGGACAAGCAGTTCACTGATCGAGATGTGAAAAAATGGCTGGATGAGCTTAAAGATGCCGTTTACGACGCCGAAGACTTAGTGGATGCGATTGCTACTGGGGCTTTGCGGTGCAAGGTGGAAGCCGAGTACCAAAGCGGCCCAAACGAGGTACAGTCTCTGATCTCGTCCTTCACTAAATTTTTCGACGGTAAGATAGAGTCCAAGTTAGAGAGGATGATTGAAAGATTAGAAGATTTTACGAAAGAAAAAGACTCACTTGGTTTGAGAAAAGTTGCTGGACGGAACTGGTCCCAAACCAGGTTGTCAACAACTTCTTTGGTGGATGAATCTTGTGTTTACGGACGGGAGAATGACAAGGAAGAGATAATGAAATTGTTGCTGTCTGATGGAGAAAGTAGTTACGATGTGATCCCGATTGTCGGGATGGGTGGGATGGGCAAGACCACCCTTGCTCAACTTTTGTACAATGATTGCACAGTGGATGCGCATTTTGGTGAGAAAGCATGGGTATATGTTTCTGACGTATTTGATGTTGAAAAAGTCACAAGAACAATTGTCGAGGCAGTCAACGGGCGGGCTTCGGACGAAAGGGACCTAAACTCGCTTCAGGTCAAGCTGAAGGAATCATTGAGTGGGAAAAAGTTTCTTATTGTCTTGGATGATGTTTGGATTGAGAACTATGCCCATTGGGACGTCTTGAAGGCTCCTTTCAGATCTGGAGCACACGGGAGTAAGATCATCGTTACGACGCGCAATGAGAGGGTTGCATCTATTATGCAAACAGTTCCTAGTCATGGTTTGAAGGAATTACCCGAGGAAGATTGTTGGAAGTTGTTTTCCAGACTTGCATTTGAGAAGGGAGACTGCAATGCACATCCTATCCTTGAAAGAATTGGCAAGGAGATAGTGAGAAAATGTAAAGGTTTGCCTTTGGCTGCAAAAACACTGGGTGGTCTTTTACGCTCCCAACGAGATGTTGAATGTTGGAATAATATACTGCTAAGTGCCATATGGGAGTTATCAGAGGAGAAAAGCAATATCCTTCCAGCATTAGGATTGAGCTATCATTATctcccctcacatttaaaaagATGTTTTGCTTACTGTTCCATATTTACTAAGGATTGTGAATTCGACATGAATGAATTAGTCTCAATTTGGATAGCAGAAGGTTTTTTGGTGAAGCCCAAGAATAGTAAAACAGTGGAAGAAGAAGGTTATGAGTGCTTCCGGGAATTGCTTTCAAGATCATTTTTTCAGATATCAAATACGAATAATTCTTTGTTTGTCATGCATGATCTTGTTCATGATTTAGCTCAATACGTGATGGGAGATTTCGTTTATAGGCTAGAGGATGGCAAGGGTGTTGCTGAAAAGGTTCGTCATTTCTCGTTTGTTCGACGTAGATTTTGTAGCTTTGAGAAGTTCAAGGAAATAAGGGAGGCTAAGTGTTTAAGAACTTTCCTATCATTCAAGCGTATAGGTGATTCAGTCGAGTTGAGCAAAAAGGTTGTGGATGAGATTTTGCCGAGATTGACACGCTTACGACTGTTGTCACTGTCGGAATATAGGATTAAAGAATTGCCTTATTCAATTGGCGATTTGATACATCTACGCTTGTTGGACCTTTCTTGCACGCAAATCAGGGAGTTGCCGGAATCAATTTGTGCACTGTATAATTTAGAAACATTGTTGTTATTTGAATGTGATCTTCTTACAACATTACCGGCAGATCTTGTAAGACTGATTTCATTGCGTCATCTTGATTTAAGCGGAACCAACTTAAAAGAGATGCCAATGAATATAAGTAGGTTGAAAGATCTCCAACAATTAACTGTTTTTGTAGTAGGAAAGTGCACGGGTATTAATGAGTTGGGAGAGTTTCATTGCCTTCGAGGAAAAATCTCCATCTCAGGATTGCAAAATGTAAAGAGTGGCCACGAAGCATTGGAAGCAGAGATGAGTGAGAAAAGACACCTTGAAAGGCTAGCATTGAAATGGTATAGCACTACAGAGGATTCACAGAATGCAAGAGATGTACTTAAACAGCTGAAGCCTCATACAAACTTGAAGCACCTTGAGATTAAAAACTATGGACGCACAAGATTTCCTACTTGGTTAGGAGATCAATCATTTTGCAATATGGTATCATTAGGTTTGGAGAATTGCAAGAATTGCTTTTCCTTGCCCCCACTTGGTCAAATGCCCTCTTTGAAAGAGCTTAGCATCGAAAGGATGCCGGGAATAACGAGCGTGGGTTGTGAATTTTATGGAGAGAGTGGTTCTTTAAGAAAACCGTTTCAATCTCTCGAGACTCTACGTTTTGAGAACATGTCGGGGTGGGAGGACTGGTATATATTAGATGCTGGAGAGTTCTCTCGGCTTCAAAAGCTTGAGGTAATCAATTGTCCCAAGCTGATCGGACACTTACCCACGAAGGTGCTTTCTTTGGTGGGACTTGAGATAGTGAATTGCCCAAAGCTTGTGGCTTCACTTTCAATGTCTACTTCTATACGCAAGCTAGTGTTGAACGAATGCCAAGGGGTACAGTTGGAGGGGCAAAGTGTGCCTTCTGTTGAAAAACTGGAGATTTCAGGCTTTGAAAGCTTGAAGGAATTTGCAAGCGAGCTGGTAACACTAACAAATCTGAAGGAGCTGACGGTAGAGAATTGTCCAAGGCTATATGAGGAACTATCTGAGGAAATGAGCCATTGTTACATGTCCCTTGAAAGATTGGATCTGAGTTACTGCGAGAGACTCAAATCCCTCCCACTGGGTTTATTCCCAAAGCTTCGATCTGTAAAAATTTGGCATTGTACAAATTTTGAGACCCTATTGATTCCAGATGGGATTGAGCTCCAAAATCTGACATTACTTGAGTCACTTTCCATCGGTGATTGCAATAATATGTTATCTTTTCCTTGCGGAGGATTACCTGCTCCAAATCTGTCTATTTTATTGGTCGATTGTTGCAAGAAACTGGAGGCTCTGCCAGAACAAATGCACACCCTTCTCCCATCTCTTCAGTCATTAGTGTTACATGATTGTCCAAAAATTGAGTCTTTTCCGGAAGGGGGTCTGCCCTCCAAATTAGGTGCTCTTGATATCAGGAATTGCACGAAACTTGTGGGTGGCCGAAGAGATTGGGGTTTGCAAACACTACCCTCTCTCACAAGTTTTTCACTGTTCGGTAAATCTGGAGATGTGTTGGAGTCGTTCCCCGAGGAGGGGCTACTGCCCCCCACTCTTACATTTCTTAGCTTCGAACGTCTGCTGAATCTCAAATCACTCAACAAAAGGGGCCTTCAACGTCTTGGTTCTCTTGACTCCATGCTTATTTTCGATTGCCCTCAGCTCCAATCCTTGCCAGAAGAGGGGCTTCCCACTTCCCTCTTTGAGCTGCAAATTCGTGACTGCCCATTGCTGAAACCTCATTGCCGgagggaggaaggagaagaCTGGCATAAGATTGCTCACATCCCTTTTATAAAAATCGATGGTGAAGTAATCAGTGAATAA